A part of Eschrichtius robustus isolate mEscRob2 chromosome 20, mEscRob2.pri, whole genome shotgun sequence genomic DNA contains:
- the TBX4 gene encoding T-box transcription factor TBX4, with the protein MLQDKGLSESEEAFRAPGSVLGEASAANAANAPEPALAAPGLSGAALGSPPGPGADIATAAAAEQTIENIKVGLHEKELWKKFHEAGTEMIITKAGRRMFPSYKVKVTGMNPKTKYILLIDIVPADDHRYKFCDNKWMVAGKAEPAMPGRLYVHPDSPATGAHWMRQLVSFQKLKLTNNHLDPFGHIILNSMHKYQPRLHIVKADENNAFGSKNTAFCTHVFPETSFISVTSYQNHKITQLKIENNPFAKGFRGSDDSDLRVARLQSKEYPVISKSIMRQRLVSTQLSAKPDVSPLHGAHQALQHYQYENGAHMQFAAAEPQDLPLNTFPAQRDSSLFYHCLKRRDSARHLDLPCKRSYLEAPTAVGEDHYFRSPPPYDQQMLSPSYCSEVTPREACMYSGSGTEIAGVSGVDDLPPPPLSCNMWTSVSPYTSYSVQTVETVPYQSFPTHFTATTMMPRLPPISAPSSQPPGSAHFSVYNQLSQSQVRERERGPSASFPRERGLPGTGTGTACERKPPSPHLNAANEFLYSQSFSLSREASLQYHSGMGTVENWTDG; encoded by the exons ATGCTGCAGGATAAGGGCCTGTCGGAGAGCGAGGAGGCCTTCCGGGCCCCGGGCTCGGTGCTCGGCGAGGCCAGCGCCGCCAACGCCGCCAACGCCCCCGAGCCCGCGCTGGCCGCGCCGGGCCTCAGCGGAGCCGCGCTCGGCAGCCCCCCGGGCCCCGGCGCCGACATCGCCACCGCTGCCGCCGCCGAGCAG ACTATCGAGAACATCAAGGTGGGCCTGCATGAGAAGGAGCTCTGGAAGAAGTTTCACGAGGCGGGCACCGAGATGATCATCACCAAGGCGGGCAG GAGGATGTTCCCCAGCTACAAGGTAAAAGTCACAGGCATGAACCCCAAGACCAAGTACATCCTGCTGATCGACATCGTCCCCGCGGATGACCACCGCTACAAGTTCTGTGACAACAAATG GATGGTGGCAGGGAAGGCTGAGCCGGCCATGCCCGGCAGGCTCTACGTTCACCCGGATTCTCCTGCCACTGGGGCCCACTGGATGCGGCAGCTGGTCTCCTTCCAGAAGCTGAAGCTGACAAACAACCACCTGGACCCCTTCGGCCAT ATCATCCTCAACTCCATGCACAAGTACCAGCCGCGGCTACACATCGTGAAGGCTGACGAGAACAATGCTTTTGGCTCCAAAAACACAGCCTTCTGCACCCACGTGTTCCCAGAAACTTCCTTCATCTCTGTGACCTCCTACCAGAATCACAAG ATCACACAGCTGAAAATTGAGAACAACCCTTTTGCCAAGGGGTTCCGGGGCAGTGACGACAGTGACCTGCGTGTGGCCCGGCTGCAGAG CAAAGAATATCCCGTGATCTCCAAAAGCATCATGAGGCAGAGGCTCGTCTCCACCCAGCTGTCAGCCAAGCCTGACGTCAGCCCCCTGCATGGGGCTCACCAGGCGCTCCAACACTACCAGTACGAGAACGGGGCTCACATGCAGTTCGCTGCGGCTGAGCCCCAGGACCTTCCCCTCAACACCTTCCCAGCCCAGAGGGACTCCAGCCTCTTCTATCACTGCCTGAAAAGACGAG ACAGTGCCCGCCACCTGGACTTACCCTGCAAAAGATCTTATCTGGAAGCTCCCACTGCAGTGGGGGAGGATCATTATTTCCGGTCTCCCCCTCCCTACGACCAACAGATGCTAAGCCCCTCCTACTGCAGTGAGGTGACCCCACGAGAAGCCTGCATGTACTCAGGTTCAGGGACCGAGATCGCCGGGGTGTCTGGGGTGGACGACTTGCCCCCTCCCCCACTGAGCTGTAACATGTGGACGTCAGTGTCGCCGTACACGAGCTACAGCGTTCAGACCGTGGAGACTGTGCCTTACCAGTCCTTCCCCACGCACTTCACCGCCACCACTATGATGCCCCGGCTGCCCCCCATCTCGGCTCCGAGCTCCCAGCCGCCCGGAAGCGCCCACTTCAGCGTCTACAATCAGCTCTCACAGTCTCAGGTCCGAGAGCGAGAGCGGGGGCCCAGCGCCTCCTTCCCGAGGGAGCGTGGCCTCCCCGGCACGGGCACCGGCACCGCGTGCGAGCGGAAGCCGCCCTCGCCGCACCTGAATGCTGCCAATGAGTTTCTCTACTCGCAGAGCTTCTCCTTGTCCCGGGAAGCCTCCTTACAGTATCATTCAGGAATGGGGACTGTCGAGAACTGGACTGACGGATGA